Proteins encoded within one genomic window of Candidatus Schekmanbacteria bacterium:
- a CDS encoding N-acetyltransferase: protein MISKTAIIHPNVRLGSNCTIEDFAVIGSLPSGVDEKKRSADERKLETIIGDNALIRSHTVIYAGNKIGDNFQTGNKANIRELNEIGDNVSIGTLSVIEHHVKIGNNVRIHSQAFIPEFTVLEDESWIGPNVVFTNVLHPLCPKAKECIKGATVKRCAKIGANSTILPDIVIGEGSLIGAGSVVTKDVPPFKVAAGNPAKVIKDVNELKCPYDLLSSHDQENDQEHDQKHDEKHEK, encoded by the coding sequence ATGATAAGCAAAACAGCTATTATTCATCCCAATGTCAGGCTTGGCAGCAATTGCACAATCGAGGACTTTGCAGTTATTGGTTCTCTGCCAAGTGGTGTTGATGAAAAGAAGCGGAGCGCTGATGAAAGAAAGCTTGAGACAATCATCGGCGACAATGCCCTCATAAGGTCCCACACAGTTATTTATGCGGGGAACAAGATAGGTGATAATTTCCAGACTGGCAATAAAGCCAACATAAGAGAGTTAAATGAGATAGGTGATAATGTCAGCATCGGCACTCTCTCGGTCATTGAACATCATGTTAAAATAGGAAACAACGTCAGGATACATTCGCAAGCATTTATCCCTGAGTTCACTGTCTTAGAAGACGAGTCATGGATTGGCCCCAATGTTGTTTTTACAAATGTCCTCCATCCCCTTTGCCCGAAGGCCAAGGAGTGCATCAAGGGAGCTACTGTAAAAAGATGCGCCAAGATAGGCGCCAATTCTACAATTTTACCTGACATAGTGATCGGCGAAGGTTCGTTGATCGGAGCAGGTTCAGTTGTCACAAAAGATGTCCCTCCTTTCAAAGTCGCTGCCGGCAATCCGGCAAAAGTCATAAAGGATGTAAACGAGCTGAAGTGCCCTTATGATTTACTCAGCAGTCATGATCAAGAGAATGATCAAGAACATGATCAAAAGCATGATGAAAAACATGAGAAGTGA
- the lhgO gene encoding L-2-hydroxyglutarate oxidase — protein MLNTDILIAGAGIVGLSVAREIAARYPDITITILEKEPTLARHASGRNSGVLHAGFYYSPDSLKAKFVVDGNRLLTQYCLENGLSINRCGKVVVAKNENEIESLYELKRRGDSNGVAIEIVDEAGLSELEPNAKTVEKALYSPSTSTIIPSEVVECIGSSLMKKKNVRILFNERLLKRNGSASITTNSQKITFSHLINTAGLYADKVAHEFGAGMKYSLIPFKGLYLEYESPDLIRKHIYPVPDIDNPFLGMHFTKSADGHVKAGPTAIPAFWRENYSGLSNFSLSEALEILPVEAKLFAHNSFNFRKIAFEELRKYYRKNFISLASRLVKTIDERKFGRWLTPGIRAQLYNRKQCRLEMDFVVEEAENSTHVLNAVSPAFTCAFSFSRFVADEVEKRLNKKR, from the coding sequence ATGTTGAACACCGATATTCTGATTGCCGGCGCAGGCATCGTGGGGCTTTCCGTTGCACGCGAGATTGCCGCCAGATACCCGGATATCACGATCACGATTCTGGAAAAAGAGCCGACTCTTGCACGCCATGCAAGCGGAAGGAACAGCGGCGTTCTTCATGCGGGTTTCTATTATTCCCCTGACAGCCTTAAGGCTAAGTTTGTGGTTGATGGGAACAGGCTTCTCACTCAATATTGTCTTGAAAACGGTCTTTCAATAAACAGATGCGGCAAGGTAGTAGTCGCAAAAAACGAAAATGAAATCGAATCCTTATATGAATTGAAAAGACGGGGCGACAGCAACGGAGTTGCGATAGAAATTGTTGATGAAGCAGGGTTAAGCGAGCTTGAGCCTAATGCGAAGACGGTTGAGAAAGCATTATATTCCCCTTCAACTTCAACCATTATTCCCTCAGAGGTTGTAGAATGCATCGGCAGCAGTCTTATGAAGAAAAAAAATGTCCGGATTCTTTTTAATGAAAGACTTCTAAAAAGAAATGGCAGCGCTTCAATAACAACTAATTCCCAAAAGATAACATTCAGTCATTTAATAAACACGGCAGGGCTCTATGCGGATAAGGTAGCTCACGAATTCGGTGCAGGTATGAAATATTCGCTCATCCCTTTCAAGGGACTCTATCTGGAATATGAATCTCCTGACCTCATAAGAAAGCATATATATCCGGTCCCTGATATAGACAATCCATTTCTTGGCATGCATTTCACAAAGTCAGCGGACGGGCATGTAAAAGCCGGACCTACTGCAATACCGGCATTCTGGCGTGAGAATTATTCAGGGCTTTCCAATTTCAGCCTTTCAGAGGCTCTGGAGATCCTTCCGGTTGAGGCTAAACTTTTTGCCCATAACAGTTTCAATTTCAGGAAGATTGCCTTTGAAGAGTTGAGGAAGTATTATAGAAAAAACTTTATAAGCCTTGCATCACGCCTCGTAAAGACGATAGATGAAAGAAAGTTTGGGCGCTGGCTTACACCCGGAATAAGGGCTCAGTTGTATAATCGCAAGCAGTGCAGGCTTGAAATGGATTTTGTCGTTGAAGAGGCTGAGAACTCGACTCATGTTTTAAACGCAGTTTCACCGGCTTTTACGTGCGCTTTTTCATTCAGCAGGTTTGTAGCTGATGAAGTGGAGAAAAGGTTGAATAAAAAAAGGTAA
- the gmd gene encoding GDP-mannose 4,6-dehydratase yields the protein MAKKALITGITGQDGAYLSKLLLEKGYEVYGAFRRTSDLHLERLKFLGIDKQINYVPFELLEFTNIYRTIEKLQPAEIYNLGAQSFVALSFEEPIFTSDVTGIGPLRVLEAIRAVNPKIKFYQASSSEMFGRVQEVPQNEKTPFYPRSPYAVSKAFGHHITVNYRESYKLFACSGILFNHESPLRGFEFVTRKISYGIAKIRCGLEKQIVLGNIDAKRDWGYAPEYVDAMWRMLQQKTADDYVVATGETHSVREFIEFAFKHININIVWKGKGVNEKGIDKKTGKAVVVLSPEFFRPAEVDLLIGDFSKAKNKLKWSPKTKFEELGRIMVESDIKRIENERR from the coding sequence ATGGCAAAAAAAGCACTTATTACAGGTATCACCGGACAGGATGGAGCCTATTTATCGAAACTGCTCCTTGAAAAGGGATATGAAGTTTACGGTGCGTTCAGGAGAACTTCTGACCTCCATCTGGAGAGACTGAAATTCCTTGGTATTGATAAGCAGATCAATTATGTCCCTTTTGAACTTCTGGAGTTTACGAATATATACCGCACAATTGAGAAGCTTCAGCCTGCTGAGATTTATAATCTTGGAGCACAGAGCTTTGTTGCGCTGTCTTTCGAGGAGCCCATATTCACTTCAGATGTGACAGGCATCGGACCACTGCGCGTGCTTGAGGCGATAAGAGCCGTAAACCCTAAGATAAAATTCTATCAGGCTTCGTCGAGCGAGATGTTCGGAAGGGTTCAGGAAGTTCCTCAAAACGAGAAGACCCCCTTCTATCCCAGAAGCCCTTATGCGGTTTCAAAGGCGTTTGGGCATCACATCACTGTTAATTACCGTGAGTCTTACAAACTTTTTGCCTGCTCAGGGATACTTTTTAACCATGAGTCCCCGCTCAGAGGGTTTGAGTTTGTGACAAGGAAGATAAGCTATGGCATTGCGAAAATAAGGTGCGGGCTTGAGAAACAGATAGTGTTGGGGAACATTGATGCCAAAAGGGACTGGGGATATGCTCCGGAATATGTAGATGCCATGTGGAGAATGCTTCAGCAGAAAACTGCAGATGATTATGTCGTCGCAACAGGCGAGACTCATTCAGTAAGGGAGTTTATTGAATTTGCGTTCAAGCATATTAATATTAATATTGTTTGGAAGGGTAAAGGCGTTAACGAAAAAGGAATTGATAAAAAGACCGGCAAAGCGGTTGTAGTGCTTTCTCCGGAATTTTTCAGACCAGCAGAGGTCGATCTCCTCATAGGTGATTTTTCCAAGGCGAAGAACAAACTGAAATGGTCTCCAAAAACCAAGTTTGAAGAGCTTGGAAGGATAATGGTTGAAAGCGATATAAAAAGGATTGAGAACGAACGGCGCTGA
- a CDS encoding nucleotidyltransferase family protein, giving the protein MRKESYNKFQFSPEYLFLTKFSAYTLTEKLKVECEELLSEKLDWDLIIELANYHAVSPVIYRNLKYLDAIALLAPEHSKALRKEYHANFIKNTTLIEQFGILKKEIFSAGLKFLPIKGILFLYLFPEHTALRQMSDIDILINPDDARQFIDIISAHGYVPKGDTNLFKKFGNEISLTKEVNKIFIHIELQCRVKALNEKLWFDFGSVMQGSSFDAELALYLPSPADSFMMNFIHIQKHIYQGKEIFKWIASDAEFLRRYLSSSEIETLSERLGLSYRKKFLRYCRQLDAWFDLGKFEHPDELEVLSPAFDFSKKEEKNFLKLAIGTFAYTRGLKEKILFAFSRLSPGTGKDTNGDESGIRSRLKRIMYLIKKLFIR; this is encoded by the coding sequence TTGCGGAAAGAATCTTATAATAAATTCCAGTTTTCCCCTGAATATCTCTTCCTTACAAAATTCTCTGCCTATACGCTTACGGAAAAACTTAAAGTTGAGTGCGAAGAGCTTCTCTCAGAAAAGCTCGATTGGGATTTGATAATAGAGCTTGCCAATTACCATGCAGTTTCGCCTGTCATCTATCGCAACCTCAAATATCTGGATGCCATCGCTCTTTTAGCTCCCGAACACTCAAAGGCTCTCCGCAAAGAATACCACGCCAATTTTATCAAAAACACAACGTTAATAGAGCAGTTCGGCATTCTGAAAAAAGAGATTTTTTCAGCCGGTCTTAAATTCCTTCCCATCAAGGGAATCCTTTTTTTGTATCTTTTTCCTGAGCATACGGCGTTGAGGCAGATGTCTGACATAGATATCCTGATAAACCCTGACGATGCCCGTCAGTTCATAGATATAATATCAGCACACGGCTATGTTCCCAAAGGGGATACAAATCTTTTTAAAAAATTCGGCAATGAAATTTCTCTTACCAAAGAAGTCAATAAGATCTTCATTCATATAGAATTGCAGTGCAGGGTAAAAGCCCTCAATGAGAAGCTCTGGTTCGATTTCGGCAGTGTTATGCAGGGCTCTTCATTCGATGCGGAATTAGCTTTATATCTCCCATCTCCGGCTGATTCATTCATGATGAATTTCATTCATATTCAGAAACATATCTATCAGGGGAAGGAGATATTCAAATGGATTGCCTCAGATGCTGAGTTCCTGAGAAGATATTTGTCCTCCTCTGAAATTGAAACTCTTTCAGAACGCCTTGGACTTTCGTATAGAAAAAAATTTCTCCGCTATTGCAGACAGCTTGACGCATGGTTTGATCTTGGGAAGTTTGAACACCCGGATGAGCTTGAGGTCTTATCCCCTGCATTTGATTTCTCAAAGAAAGAGGAAAAAAATTTCTTAAAACTTGCAATAGGCACTTTTGCATATACGAGAGGGTTGAAGGAAAAGATATTGTTTGCTTTCAGCAGATTATCGCCGGGCACAGGGAAAGACACAAATGGCGATGAATCAGGAATCCGCAGCCGTCTGAAGCGAATCATGTATCTGATCAAAAAATTGTTCATAAGATGA
- a CDS encoding Gfo/Idh/MocA family oxidoreductase: MINIAVAGCGYWGPNLIRNFIENRDCRVTHCCDSSKDSVDKVIRSYPSINGVNDYGEIISSPGIDAVVIATPVKTHFELSKKALMSGKHVLVEKPLAFTSGEAMELIELSEKMGKVLMTGHTFEFNPAVRMLKDIIRSTAVGSPLYFYSTRVNLGIIRDDINSMWNLAPHDISILIYLMEEFPVAVSAFGKSFIQKGIEDVVFMYIEFPSGTVAHVHTSWLDPSKVRKLTVVCEKKMVVYDDVDNEAKLKIYDKGFETKLATDGGIRDYIIRPRAGAIFIPKVDNTEPLKIECSHFIECIMGGKKPLTDGLNGMRVVNVLETAGESLRDGGVRKETNWKRLAL, translated from the coding sequence ATGATAAATATCGCAGTGGCAGGATGCGGTTACTGGGGACCCAATCTCATCAGAAACTTTATAGAGAACAGGGATTGCCGGGTCACTCACTGCTGTGACAGTTCGAAAGACAGCGTAGATAAAGTAATAAGAAGCTATCCATCTATTAATGGAGTGAATGATTACGGGGAAATAATCTCATCTCCCGGGATCGATGCTGTGGTAATAGCCACTCCCGTAAAAACCCATTTTGAGCTTTCGAAAAAAGCGCTTATGTCAGGAAAGCATGTGCTTGTGGAGAAACCTCTCGCATTCACATCCGGCGAGGCAATGGAGCTTATCGAGCTCTCTGAGAAAATGGGGAAAGTCCTCATGACAGGACATACATTCGAATTTAATCCTGCCGTAAGGATGCTAAAGGATATAATCCGGTCAACTGCGGTGGGGAGCCCGCTTTACTTCTATTCAACACGGGTGAACCTCGGGATAATAAGGGATGACATAAATTCTATGTGGAACCTTGCACCCCATGACATATCAATCCTCATATATCTTATGGAAGAATTCCCTGTCGCTGTCTCGGCTTTCGGCAAGTCGTTCATCCAGAAAGGGATTGAAGACGTAGTCTTTATGTATATTGAATTTCCGTCAGGGACGGTTGCGCACGTTCATACGAGCTGGCTTGATCCTTCCAAAGTAAGGAAGCTCACAGTCGTATGTGAAAAAAAGATGGTCGTATATGATGATGTTGACAATGAGGCGAAGCTTAAGATTTATGATAAAGGCTTTGAGACAAAACTTGCAACGGACGGTGGAATCAGGGATTACATAATCCGCCCCAGAGCAGGCGCAATATTCATTCCTAAGGTCGACAACACAGAGCCTTTGAAGATCGAGTGCTCCCATTTTATTGAGTGCATAATGGGCGGTAAAAAGCCTTTGACTGACGGATTAAACGGCATGCGCGTTGTAAATGTCCTTGAGACAGCAGGTGAGTCTCTCAGAGATGGCGGAGTAAGGAAGGAAACTAATTGGAAGAGGCTCGCCCTCTAA